The proteins below are encoded in one region of Candidatus Eisenbacteria bacterium:
- the metG gene encoding methionine--tRNA ligase, producing MSRYYLTTAIDYANGAPHLGHTYEKVVADGMARFQRLMGVDTWFQIGMDEHGQKVAQTAEKEGVDPQVFCDRMAETYTTVWAAMDISHDAFVRTTDETHMRGVQHLFAKCHERGDIYQGHYEGLYCVGCEAYYLEKDLVEGLCPVHRTPPRAVTEENYFFRLSKYAEPLLAHLEAHPGFIEPEIRRNEVLNVIRGGLDDVSVSRANLAWGVPLPMDPKHTVYVWFDALLNYATGVGLGQETPSAREKWARWWPADCHVIGKDITRFHCIIWPAMLMSAGIPLPRSVYAHGWIQSPDGARFSKSAGNVVDPVLVGRWLREVAGEGLRAEIQHEPLRYFLMREVPMGRDGEFSRQLFVERYNADLANELGNLLNRGLSMVHRYFGGALDPAGPVGAPEQAIGALAAEVIANHRKAMGSWQFSVGLQEAWRLVKAANQYVAETEPWTLAKDPANRARLARVLSTVLEALRVTAALVAPAMPRTAAVIGADLGLAWPSPDALRDLAWRTDPLPAGHAVGKAVVLFPRVDVSKLEAAAAITESPKS from the coding sequence ATGTCCCGATACTACCTCACCACCGCGATTGACTACGCCAACGGCGCCCCGCACCTCGGCCACACCTACGAAAAAGTCGTCGCCGACGGCATGGCCCGCTTTCAGCGCCTCATGGGCGTGGACACCTGGTTCCAGATCGGCATGGACGAGCACGGCCAGAAGGTGGCGCAGACCGCCGAGAAGGAGGGGGTGGACCCGCAGGTGTTCTGCGACCGCATGGCGGAGACCTACACCACCGTGTGGGCCGCCATGGACATCTCGCACGACGCCTTCGTGCGCACCACCGACGAGACGCACATGCGCGGGGTACAGCACCTGTTTGCGAAGTGCCACGAGCGCGGCGACATCTACCAGGGTCACTACGAGGGCCTGTACTGCGTGGGCTGCGAGGCCTACTACCTTGAGAAGGACCTGGTGGAAGGCCTGTGCCCGGTGCACCGCACGCCGCCCAGGGCCGTGACCGAGGAGAACTACTTCTTCCGGCTGTCGAAGTACGCGGAGCCGCTGCTGGCGCACCTTGAGGCGCACCCCGGGTTCATCGAGCCGGAGATCCGGCGCAACGAGGTGCTGAATGTCATCCGCGGCGGCCTGGACGACGTGAGCGTCTCGCGCGCCAACCTCGCCTGGGGTGTGCCGTTGCCCATGGACCCGAAGCACACCGTGTACGTGTGGTTCGACGCGCTGCTCAACTACGCCACCGGCGTGGGCCTGGGCCAGGAAACGCCCTCGGCGCGCGAAAAGTGGGCCCGGTGGTGGCCCGCGGACTGTCACGTGATCGGCAAGGACATCACGCGCTTCCACTGCATCATCTGGCCCGCGATGCTGATGAGCGCGGGCATCCCGCTGCCGCGCTCGGTGTACGCGCACGGCTGGATCCAGTCGCCCGACGGCGCGCGCTTCAGCAAGTCCGCGGGCAACGTGGTGGACCCGGTCCTGGTGGGCCGGTGGCTCCGCGAGGTCGCCGGCGAGGGACTGCGCGCGGAGATCCAGCACGAGCCGCTGCGCTACTTCCTGATGCGCGAAGTTCCCATGGGCCGCGACGGCGAGTTCTCGCGTCAACTGTTCGTGGAGCGCTACAACGCCGACCTGGCCAACGAGCTGGGGAATCTCCTCAACCGCGGCCTGTCCATGGTGCACCGCTACTTCGGCGGCGCGCTGGATCCCGCCGGGCCGGTGGGAGCGCCCGAGCAGGCCATCGGCGCGCTGGCCGCCGAGGTGATCGCCAACCACCGGAAGGCGATGGGCTCGTGGCAGTTCTCGGTGGGCCTGCAGGAGGCGTGGCGCCTGGTGAAGGCCGCCAACCAGTACGTGGCCGAGACCGAGCCGTGGACGCTGGCGAAGGACCCGGCGAATCGCGCGCGCCTGGCGCGCGTGCTCTCGACGGTGCTGGAAGCGCTGCGCGTGACGGCCGCGCTGGTCGCACCCGCCATGCCGCGGACCGCCGCGGTGATCGGCGCCGACCTGGGGCTCGCGTGGCCGTCCCCCGACGCGCTGCGCGACCTGGCGTGGCGCACCGACCCGCTGCCCGCCGGACACGCCGTGGGCAAGGCCGTGGTGCTGTTTCCGCGCGTGGACGTCTCGAAGCTCGAGGCGGCCGCGGCGATCACGGAATCCCCGAAGTCCTAG
- the rsmA gene encoding ribosomal RNA small subunit methyltransferase A yields MSHPAHSPHAESAIARLKRWGVRPRKSLGQCFLVDRRVCERIAEAVAPGPGENVIEIGSGTGELTGSLLARGARVWALELDRSLAERLRGELDVTVVEGDAREVRFRDLVPEGPFAVAGNLPYYCTTDLLVHVLDQRNGVSRAVFLVQKEYAERLVSPPGVRSYGSIGVFVGYFAEVEKLFRVPSGAFFPRPDVQSAVVRLTLRPDRGLSPGREKTLFRIVRRAFGQRRKQLGTALRELMPAGRERMLEGFRHAGVNPERRGETLSLEEFLLLAEALEGELV; encoded by the coding sequence ATGAGCCACCCGGCCCATTCCCCCCACGCCGAGAGCGCCATCGCGCGGCTCAAGCGCTGGGGCGTGCGGCCGCGCAAGAGCCTCGGCCAGTGCTTCCTGGTGGACCGGCGCGTGTGCGAGCGGATTGCCGAGGCGGTGGCCCCCGGGCCGGGCGAGAACGTGATCGAGATCGGCTCGGGCACCGGGGAGCTGACCGGCAGCCTGCTGGCGAGGGGCGCGCGCGTGTGGGCGCTGGAACTGGACCGCTCCCTGGCGGAACGGCTGCGCGGGGAACTGGACGTGACGGTGGTGGAGGGCGACGCCCGCGAGGTCCGCTTCCGCGACCTGGTTCCGGAGGGACCGTTCGCCGTGGCAGGCAACCTGCCCTACTATTGCACCACCGATCTGCTGGTCCACGTGCTGGATCAGCGGAACGGAGTGAGCCGGGCGGTGTTCCTGGTGCAGAAGGAGTACGCGGAACGGCTGGTGAGCCCGCCGGGGGTGCGCAGCTACGGGTCCATCGGCGTGTTCGTGGGGTACTTCGCGGAGGTGGAGAAGCTGTTCCGGGTGCCGTCGGGGGCGTTCTTTCCCCGTCCGGACGTGCAGTCGGCGGTGGTGCGCCTCACGCTCCGCCCGGACCGCGGCCTGTCCCCGGGGCGCGAGAAGACACTGTTCCGCATCGTACGCCGCGCCTTCGGGCAGCGTCGCAAGCAGTTGGGCACCGCGCTGCGCGAGCTGATGCCCGCGGGGCGCGAGCGGATGCTGGAGGGATTCCGGCACGCAGGGGTGAACCCCGAGCGCCGCGGCGAAACGCTTTCCCTGGAGGAGTTCCTGTTGCTGGCCGAGGCGCTGGAAGGGGAGTTGGTGTGA
- a CDS encoding UvrD-helicase domain-containing protein: MPDAGKTRAERERMTAAQQAIIGAAERVVWVSAAAGSGKTRCLVERLAGLLESSPAEAERSVAFTFTRKAAQEMTHRLRERMTRAGSREATRAVDRLSIGTIDSFCVQTLREHAVDLGLDPRFEVLDPVEGDQLEREVARAVLEGVAGRIAAAMPIPSAAAAAPTASAAAASPAPSTTSPAAAASLQEWFTRFEVDTLAGVLIEAARRLCTAGDPEALLDEWEAGPGRDLESYMRDLEPRKVTLQHRALDAVRGSLTVAAADGTRTDAERDTIRDCIRRLGGPAWDLQAWTDAHAALKQHGAAADKARFEGVRQAAWDFTKLDQSPWKEFRKPEGLADAEIFRLLKVMIPVLREHLRAFGRAKREMIPPRLDFQDVLLGVMRLGEASANFRAFRDRRLGRLLVDELQDVNGLQSRLIEELGRSGEVFGVGDPMQSIYRFRHADVELFAKRLAGTDAGSTSKGYRLHENHRSVRGVMDFVNAVFPWLVRVADAGGGGAEFDRVEARRDEPSVPAPPVEWIVVRKPARGAGRGAETPGLAEARRVAARLLELREGGTQVPQRDPESGEFTSRPMKWSDIAVLSRAKSAIPVYAKAFADAGIPVETQFQAGLLDSVEGRDVVALLQVLRNPIQDLPLAGVLRSPFVGLRDESLLGLAEAASRCTARGEERPPLIGMLRDPEIAGALDSGDTGRVREFLDRLDDTRGRILLEGAPVILREWLDGTGYLAREAPRRDGDQVAANLGALLQQCRSLEPSRGDLAGLLERLRHLADTENGPRESAVGSGRGVQLATIHSAKGLEFPIVVVAGLGRRWKTHGRDPKALTLRFDGPDRRLALAARMGASLGSDAALKGWAPYLLHAAEDHDDRLEEVRLLYVAATRARERLILAGTQLVSASSGATWPDGYGRWLDDALRSAEAAGQPVGTLLSRDEVDASDVTRPKPSSRALASLWQAHSDPIRAGAPIPVAADSALDARAQEILERVARPAPAPELVPRDVGAADMGTALRCPWLLRFRPFVDEVQGRSARGAGEAGGAASERGQRVHAFFEHWDVRVSPKEDFDRAAGLAQLTPEDRRDLAQWLENPDVAAALGELTGAPERVMRELVLEWSVLRSRISGRLDALVRLSDGAWRVVDFKTDKGDDLAETYDRQTAIYAAAVERAGMGRVAGRRLIYLRRGVVEDLPWNPGDADVLERRIEAALLALGREEEMARPGCAECLKKLEGNRAFRCMS, encoded by the coding sequence ATGCCTGACGCCGGCAAGACGCGCGCGGAGCGCGAGCGGATGACGGCGGCCCAGCAGGCCATCATCGGCGCCGCCGAGCGCGTGGTGTGGGTCTCGGCCGCGGCGGGCTCCGGCAAGACCCGCTGCCTGGTGGAGCGGCTCGCGGGGCTCCTGGAATCCAGCCCCGCGGAGGCCGAGCGCAGCGTCGCGTTCACCTTCACCCGCAAGGCCGCACAGGAAATGACCCACCGGCTGCGCGAGCGGATGACCCGCGCCGGTTCGCGCGAGGCCACCCGGGCCGTGGACCGGCTGAGCATCGGGACCATTGACAGCTTCTGCGTGCAGACGCTGCGCGAGCATGCCGTGGACCTGGGCCTGGATCCGCGCTTCGAGGTGCTGGATCCGGTGGAAGGCGACCAGCTCGAGCGGGAGGTGGCGCGGGCCGTCCTCGAGGGCGTGGCGGGGAGGATCGCGGCCGCGATGCCGATCCCTTCGGCCGCCGCGGCGGCACCGACCGCTTCGGCCGCCGCGGCGTCCCCGGCGCCGTCCACGACTTCCCCGGCGGCGGCCGCGTCGCTGCAGGAGTGGTTCACCCGTTTCGAGGTCGACACGCTGGCCGGCGTGCTGATCGAGGCGGCCCGCAGGCTGTGTACCGCGGGCGATCCCGAGGCGCTGCTGGACGAGTGGGAGGCGGGCCCGGGGCGGGACCTGGAGTCCTACATGCGCGATCTCGAGCCGCGCAAGGTGACGCTCCAGCACCGCGCGCTGGACGCCGTGCGCGGGAGTCTCACGGTCGCCGCCGCGGACGGCACGCGGACCGACGCGGAGCGCGACACGATCCGCGACTGCATCCGGCGTCTCGGGGGCCCCGCCTGGGACCTGCAGGCGTGGACCGACGCCCACGCCGCCCTCAAGCAGCACGGGGCCGCAGCGGACAAGGCGCGATTCGAAGGTGTCCGCCAGGCCGCGTGGGACTTCACCAAGCTCGATCAGTCCCCCTGGAAGGAGTTCAGGAAGCCGGAGGGGCTCGCCGACGCGGAGATCTTCCGCCTGCTCAAGGTCATGATCCCGGTGCTGCGGGAGCACCTGCGCGCGTTCGGCCGGGCCAAGCGGGAGATGATCCCGCCGCGCCTGGACTTCCAGGACGTGCTGCTGGGCGTCATGCGCCTCGGCGAGGCATCCGCCAACTTCCGGGCCTTCCGCGACCGCCGGCTGGGACGGCTCCTGGTGGACGAGCTGCAGGATGTCAACGGTCTGCAGTCGAGGCTGATCGAGGAACTGGGTCGCTCCGGAGAGGTCTTTGGCGTGGGCGATCCCATGCAGAGCATCTACCGCTTTCGCCACGCGGACGTGGAGCTCTTCGCGAAGCGGCTCGCGGGCACGGACGCCGGGAGCACCTCGAAGGGCTACCGGCTCCACGAGAACCACCGCAGCGTGCGCGGCGTGATGGACTTCGTGAACGCCGTGTTTCCCTGGCTGGTCCGCGTGGCGGACGCCGGTGGCGGGGGCGCGGAGTTCGACCGGGTGGAGGCCCGCAGGGACGAGCCTTCCGTGCCCGCCCCGCCGGTGGAGTGGATCGTGGTTCGCAAGCCCGCGCGCGGTGCCGGCCGCGGCGCCGAAACCCCCGGACTGGCGGAAGCCCGCCGGGTGGCCGCCCGCCTGCTGGAACTGCGCGAGGGCGGCACCCAGGTTCCGCAGCGCGATCCGGAGTCCGGGGAATTCACTTCGCGCCCCATGAAATGGTCCGACATCGCGGTCCTCTCCCGCGCCAAGAGCGCCATCCCGGTCTACGCGAAGGCGTTCGCGGACGCCGGCATCCCCGTGGAGACCCAGTTCCAGGCCGGCCTGCTGGACAGCGTCGAAGGCCGCGACGTGGTGGCGCTGCTCCAGGTCCTGCGCAACCCGATCCAGGACCTGCCGCTCGCGGGCGTGCTCCGCTCCCCGTTCGTGGGCCTGCGGGACGAGTCGCTCCTGGGGCTTGCCGAGGCCGCGTCACGGTGCACCGCGCGGGGGGAGGAACGCCCGCCGCTCATCGGGATGCTCCGGGACCCCGAAATCGCCGGGGCGCTGGATTCCGGGGACACGGGGCGCGTGCGGGAGTTCCTGGATCGCCTGGACGACACGCGCGGCCGCATCCTCCTCGAGGGCGCGCCGGTGATCCTGCGCGAGTGGCTGGACGGGACGGGCTACCTGGCCCGCGAGGCCCCGCGACGCGACGGCGACCAGGTGGCGGCCAACCTGGGTGCGCTGCTGCAACAGTGCCGCTCCCTCGAGCCTTCCCGCGGGGACCTCGCGGGCCTGCTGGAACGCCTCCGTCACCTCGCGGACACCGAGAACGGTCCGCGCGAGAGCGCCGTCGGATCGGGCCGCGGGGTGCAGCTGGCGACCATCCACTCGGCCAAGGGCCTGGAGTTTCCCATCGTCGTGGTCGCCGGGCTGGGGCGCAGGTGGAAGACCCATGGCCGCGACCCGAAGGCGCTGACCCTGCGCTTCGACGGGCCGGACCGGAGACTGGCGCTGGCCGCACGCATGGGCGCATCCCTGGGCAGCGACGCGGCGTTGAAGGGCTGGGCTCCGTACCTGCTCCACGCGGCCGAGGACCACGACGACCGGCTGGAGGAAGTGCGTCTCCTCTACGTGGCCGCCACGCGGGCCCGCGAGCGGCTCATCCTGGCCGGAACGCAACTCGTGAGCGCCTCCAGCGGCGCCACCTGGCCCGACGGCTACGGCCGCTGGCTGGACGACGCGCTGCGCAGCGCCGAGGCCGCCGGGCAGCCTGTTGGTACGCTGCTGAGCCGCGACGAAGTGGATGCCTCCGACGTCACGCGTCCCAAGCCCTCGTCGCGCGCCCTCGCCTCCCTGTGGCAGGCCCACTCCGACCCGATCCGCGCCGGCGCGCCCATCCCCGTGGCGGCGGACTCCGCCCTGGATGCCCGCGCACAGGAGATCCTCGAGCGGGTCGCGAGGCCCGCCCCCGCCCCCGAGCTGGTGCCGCGCGACGTCGGCGCTGCCGACATGGGCACCGCGCTGCGGTGCCCGTGGCTGCTGCGGTTCCGCCCTTTCGTGGATGAGGTCCAGGGCCGGAGCGCGCGTGGCGCGGGAGAGGCCGGCGGCGCGGCCAGCGAGCGCGGGCAGCGCGTCCACGCCTTCTTCGAACACTGGGACGTGCGCGTGAGCCCGAAGGAGGACTTCGATCGGGCCGCGGGGCTGGCGCAGCTCACGCCGGAGGACCGCCGTGACCTGGCGCAGTGGCTGGAGAACCCCGACGTAGCCGCCGCGCTGGGGGAGCTGACGGGCGCGCCGGAGCGGGTGATGCGGGAACTGGTGCTCGAATGGTCGGTGCTGCGCTCGCGCATCTCCGGCAGGCTGGACGCCCTGGTGCGCCTGAGCGACGGCGCATGGCGCGTGGTGGACTTCAAGACCGACAAGGGCGACGACCTCGCCGAGACCTACGACCGCCAGACCGCCATCTACGCCGCCGCCGTGGAGCGCGCCGGGATGGGGAGGGTCGCGGGCCGGCGCCTCATCTACCTGCGTCGTGGTGTGGTGGAGGACCTGCCGTGGAATCCGGGCGACGCCGACGTGCTGGAACGCCGGATCGAGGCCGCGCTGCTGGCGTTGGGGCGGGAGGAGGAGATGGCGCGGCCGGGGTGCGCGGAGTGCCTGAAGAAGCTGGAGGGCAACAGGGCGTTCCGCTGCATGTCGTAG
- a CDS encoding PD-(D/E)XK nuclease family protein has product MKILQGPAGSGKTFWCLEQLRRAQREGDWDRVHLLVPAQSAYSMRAALPTEDLRVVLGRPVLTFDARSSGASFAEWALEGVTGESAWTEAISEVDQLLRVRRMLQEHPPGCGGLAEAARTLGFAQELLRLFREWKEALLTPGEIAGAFGPDARLARQRELARLYALHRDDLAAAGKPDTADLQRRALDWLAAHPERLAGQRFLVDSFSHFTHWQLEVLRLLAKRAESLTVAFPYEEDRPWVFEHLDNDRLSLTSHLASAADIRTLSPPRRFHPSARAIAGLERGLYQVRPGGVPEDDSVACFAAADPDAELEEIARRIRVLVRDHGYRHDEIAVLFRGLQASRRRVQEIFRARGVPVFIPDGEELLHTAPARAARQLLRLHRSTADADTAMALFRSSLVPGLRDDADRLEMRARSEGLVRAARLLEQAPALLGETSPLAPVARALSRLTSEPGPRDGAGWAGRVREGLAALGAEDARRADPRLFLRHHAEWAGVEELLGHLEAHFQGPVALDRFEAVFLELLSAQPGGEVPHLGGCVLVGDVFLSRLPEVRALFLPGLSEGLFPAPVSEDRLLPDADRRRIAAHTGRRLPLASERSLEEYYFFYVAVTRASERLCLSRPAADRDGSGLQPSPFLREAARALGPWLRERRVTAFDADFANSADLAELESRVALELSRPRAEGERVTAEARALYNARLSRGGPSPWEMPEAPGEIARLKRSRLAMAPTALEIFAGCPFRHFAQFPLRLREAREKDFGPLEDGTLLDDVATRCLRELKAAGGVESTGGVEALTARLHELLDEEVRRRLPGLVERPLWKVRVEMLRGALGRFARALWAEHQEGKWIPAHFQLAFGPGHRGTVPADPASLEAPLVLRNEQVELRLSGRMDRVDRAADDPSRMRILDYKRSARSSVAARLRDGRLLQANLYRLALAAMPGVTAETVGHFHFKDGKFQDFDRALNRGRKSAELPPLDVEDHTRKLALRLGEEIGAGVVGVRPASGECDFCPYISVCRVDQWVRVLAVEQGDDDTAAPDAASGEGEGADA; this is encoded by the coding sequence ATGAAGATCCTCCAGGGCCCTGCCGGCAGCGGGAAGACCTTCTGGTGCCTCGAGCAGTTGCGCCGGGCGCAGCGCGAGGGGGACTGGGACCGGGTGCATCTGCTGGTGCCGGCGCAGAGCGCATACAGTATGCGGGCGGCGCTGCCCACGGAGGACCTGCGGGTGGTCCTGGGCCGTCCGGTGCTCACGTTCGACGCGCGCTCCTCCGGCGCCTCGTTCGCGGAGTGGGCGCTGGAGGGGGTGACCGGGGAATCGGCGTGGACCGAGGCCATCTCCGAAGTGGACCAGCTGCTGCGGGTGCGGCGAATGCTGCAGGAGCATCCACCCGGGTGCGGCGGACTGGCGGAAGCCGCGCGCACGCTGGGCTTCGCGCAGGAGCTGCTGCGGCTGTTCCGGGAGTGGAAGGAGGCGCTGCTCACCCCCGGGGAGATCGCCGGCGCGTTCGGCCCGGACGCCCGGCTTGCACGCCAGCGGGAGCTCGCACGACTCTACGCGCTCCACCGCGACGACCTGGCGGCAGCGGGCAAGCCGGACACCGCCGACCTGCAGCGTCGCGCCCTGGACTGGCTGGCCGCGCACCCGGAGCGCCTGGCGGGTCAGCGCTTCCTGGTGGATTCCTTCTCGCACTTCACGCACTGGCAACTGGAGGTGCTGCGCCTCCTGGCGAAGCGCGCCGAGTCGCTCACCGTGGCGTTTCCCTACGAGGAGGACCGGCCGTGGGTGTTCGAGCATCTCGACAATGACCGGCTCTCGCTGACCTCGCACCTCGCCTCCGCCGCCGACATCCGGACGCTGTCGCCTCCCCGGCGTTTCCACCCATCCGCCCGCGCCATCGCCGGGCTGGAGCGCGGACTGTACCAGGTGCGGCCCGGCGGCGTTCCGGAAGACGACAGCGTCGCGTGCTTCGCCGCCGCCGACCCCGACGCGGAACTGGAGGAGATCGCGCGGCGCATCCGCGTGCTGGTGCGCGACCACGGCTACCGCCACGACGAGATCGCGGTCCTGTTCCGCGGCCTGCAGGCTTCGCGCCGTCGCGTGCAGGAGATCTTCCGCGCCCGCGGCGTGCCGGTGTTCATCCCCGACGGCGAGGAGCTGCTGCACACCGCGCCCGCGCGCGCCGCGCGCCAGCTGTTGCGCCTGCACCGTTCCACCGCCGACGCGGACACCGCGATGGCGCTCTTCCGCAGCTCGCTGGTCCCGGGGCTGCGAGACGACGCCGACCGGCTGGAGATGCGGGCCCGCAGCGAGGGCCTGGTGCGCGCGGCGCGGCTGCTCGAGCAGGCCCCGGCGCTGCTGGGGGAGACCTCGCCGCTGGCGCCGGTGGCGCGCGCCCTGTCCCGGCTCACATCGGAGCCCGGGCCGCGCGACGGCGCCGGGTGGGCCGGCAGGGTGCGCGAGGGCCTGGCCGCCCTCGGCGCGGAGGACGCGCGCCGCGCGGACCCGCGGCTGTTCCTGCGCCACCACGCCGAGTGGGCGGGGGTGGAGGAACTGCTGGGACACCTCGAGGCTCACTTCCAGGGACCGGTGGCGCTGGACCGGTTCGAGGCCGTCTTCCTGGAGCTGCTCTCGGCGCAACCGGGAGGCGAGGTGCCGCACCTGGGCGGCTGCGTGCTGGTGGGGGACGTGTTCCTGTCGCGGTTGCCGGAAGTGCGCGCGCTGTTCCTGCCGGGTCTTTCGGAGGGTCTGTTCCCCGCACCGGTGTCGGAAGACCGGCTGCTGCCCGACGCCGACCGTCGTCGGATCGCGGCACACACCGGGCGGCGCCTGCCGCTGGCTTCCGAGCGCTCCCTGGAGGAGTACTACTTCTTCTACGTGGCGGTGACGCGCGCGTCCGAGCGGCTGTGCCTGTCGCGGCCGGCCGCGGATCGCGACGGCAGCGGGCTGCAGCCCTCGCCATTCCTGCGCGAGGCGGCCCGCGCGCTGGGGCCGTGGCTGCGGGAACGCCGCGTTACCGCGTTCGACGCCGACTTCGCCAACTCCGCCGACCTGGCCGAGCTGGAATCGCGCGTGGCGCTGGAACTGTCCCGGCCGCGGGCCGAGGGCGAGCGCGTCACCGCGGAGGCGCGCGCCCTGTACAACGCGCGGCTGTCCCGCGGCGGGCCCTCGCCCTGGGAGATGCCCGAGGCGCCCGGGGAAATCGCCCGCCTGAAGCGGTCCAGGCTGGCGATGGCCCCCACCGCGCTGGAGATCTTCGCCGGCTGCCCGTTCCGGCATTTCGCTCAGTTCCCGCTCCGCCTGCGCGAAGCCCGGGAGAAGGACTTCGGCCCGCTGGAAGACGGAACCCTCCTGGACGACGTCGCCACCCGCTGTCTTCGCGAATTGAAGGCTGCCGGCGGCGTGGAATCCACCGGTGGCGTCGAGGCGCTCACCGCGCGCCTGCACGAATTGCTGGACGAGGAAGTCCGGCGCAGGCTCCCCGGGCTGGTGGAGCGCCCGCTGTGGAAAGTGCGCGTGGAGATGTTGAGAGGCGCGCTGGGCCGGTTCGCCCGCGCGCTGTGGGCGGAGCACCAGGAGGGGAAGTGGATCCCCGCGCACTTCCAGCTCGCCTTCGGGCCGGGGCACCGGGGCACGGTGCCCGCGGATCCTGCCTCGCTGGAGGCCCCCCTGGTCCTCCGCAACGAGCAGGTCGAGCTGCGTCTCTCCGGCCGCATGGACCGGGTGGACCGCGCCGCGGACGACCCGAGCCGGATGCGGATCCTGGACTACAAGCGCAGTGCCAGGAGTTCCGTCGCCGCGCGGCTGCGCGACGGCCGGCTGCTGCAGGCCAACCTGTACCGGCTCGCCCTCGCCGCCATGCCCGGCGTGACGGCGGAGACCGTGGGGCACTTCCACTTCAAGGACGGCAAGTTCCAGGACTTCGACCGGGCGCTCAACCGCGGGCGCAAGTCTGCGGAACTGCCCCCGCTCGATGTCGAGGACCACACGAGGAAGCTGGCGCTGCGGCTGGGGGAAGAGATCGGGGCCGGCGTGGTGGGCGTCCGACCCGCCTCCGGCGAGTGCGACTTCTGCCCGTACATCTCCGTGTGCCGCGTGGACCAGTGGGTGCGGGTGCTGGCGGTGGAGCAGGGAGATGACGACACCGCGGCCCCGGACGCCGCCTCCGGCGAGGGGGAGGGCGCCGATGCCTGA
- a CDS encoding TatD family hydrolase has protein sequence MIDTHLHLLEPQFDADRDAVLSRAAAEGVTALVEIGMTVESSRRAVEFAERHAQVYAAVGFHPNHASDARPGDVEKLLEMARHPKVVAWGEIGLDFFRDYAPREVQEPLFRDQVRAAREADLPIIIHQRASESDVLDILEEERAAERRPVNLHCFAGGPAAAARVTPQGYYFGYGGAFTYGRKGADNPARDALAVIPRERLLLETDSPYLPPVPHRGKRNEPAFLRHSALALAGALGMTLPELEALTDANARRFFHRMAGPGTASAAGRPAAEP, from the coding sequence TTGATTGACACCCACCTGCATCTCCTCGAGCCGCAGTTCGACGCCGACCGCGACGCCGTCCTTTCCCGCGCCGCCGCCGAGGGCGTGACCGCGCTCGTGGAAATCGGCATGACCGTGGAATCCAGCCGCCGCGCCGTGGAGTTCGCGGAGCGCCACGCACAGGTGTACGCGGCGGTGGGCTTCCACCCCAATCACGCGAGCGACGCACGGCCCGGCGACGTGGAGAAGCTGTTGGAAATGGCGCGTCACCCGAAGGTGGTGGCCTGGGGCGAGATCGGGCTCGACTTCTTCCGCGACTACGCGCCGCGCGAGGTGCAGGAGCCGCTGTTCCGCGACCAGGTGCGCGCCGCTCGCGAGGCGGACCTGCCCATCATCATCCACCAGCGCGCGTCGGAATCGGACGTGCTGGACATCCTCGAGGAGGAGCGCGCCGCGGAGCGCCGCCCGGTGAACCTGCACTGCTTCGCGGGAGGCCCCGCCGCCGCCGCGCGCGTGACGCCGCAGGGCTACTACTTCGGCTACGGCGGCGCGTTCACTTACGGGAGGAAGGGCGCGGACAACCCCGCGCGCGACGCGCTGGCGGTGATTCCGCGCGAGCGGCTGCTGCTGGAGACGGACTCGCCCTACCTGCCGCCCGTGCCGCACCGCGGCAAGCGCAACGAGCCCGCCTTCCTCCGCCACTCGGCGCTGGCGCTGGCCGGCGCGCTGGGGATGACGCTCCCGGAACTCGAGGCGCTGACCGACGCCAACGCGCGGCGCTTCTTCCACCGCATGGCTGGCCCCGGCACGGCGAGCGCGGCGGGCAGGCCCGCGGCGGAACCATGA